CGTGGAACCTCCCACCGCGCCAAGCGGCCGCGCTCCAGCGACGCCTCGCCGCGCGCGTCGTCCGGCGGGGCGGGCCGCTGCGACCGCGGCTCGTCGCCGGCGCGGACATCGCCTGCGACCGGGAGAGCGACCGTCTGTACGCCGCGGTCCTTCTCCTCGACGCGAAGACCCTCGCCGTTCGCGAGGAGATGCGTGCGTCGGGTCCAAGCCGATTTCCGTACGTTCCGGGTCTCCTCTCGTTCCGCGAGGCTCCACTTCTTCTTCGCGCGTTTCGAATGCTGCGCGAGGAACCGGACCTCATTCTCTTCGACGGTCAAGGAATCGCCCATCCGCGCGGGTTCGGCCTCGCCTCG
This Candidatus Eisenbacteria bacterium DNA region includes the following protein-coding sequences:
- a CDS encoding endonuclease V, which produces WNLPPRQAAALQRRLAARVVRRGGPLRPRLVAGADIACDRESDRLYAAVLLLDAKTLAVREEMRASGPSRFPYVPGLLSFREAPLLLRAFRMLREEPDLILFDGQGIAHPRGFGLASHVGLLLDRPSIGCAKSLLVGVHGALGHRRGEHSDIRYEGRVVGSAVRTRDGVRPVYVSVGHRTSLPLARRHVLACCRGYRLPEPTRLAHIAVEKMKREHASHRASG